One part of the Magallana gigas chromosome 5, xbMagGiga1.1, whole genome shotgun sequence genome encodes these proteins:
- the LOC105333429 gene encoding uncharacterized protein, with protein MRDKTGLKKAQLKDKVKKTDTRKAATSSAPVDDDNRAQSQMRYNLRKRKGQEEKDHCPANKKHRPNIQAQNGEQKTVTNSRKIITRSKMTVSKEQTNKTTQHKTTQSLKRKNHSPMTTNANSSKKAKPPPKLKKISQISTSFWTGKDSSSSAKKNAKSSSKLRAAKKGKEYISPRLKQSLGNRNPSTLKKRIRSAQVKEPISEKEMQSKTPLKRKRRGCKELSGKFADMFLNKLDLVAHIDIDNRSPIHGISVTHDNLVWVNSLSKRVNLYNSSGDLLRFFDLDYHPVFNCCMPNGDLLVTTGFSTGAKPTLEYISREGDTRLLADLSEYADLLCGVLYQDERIYVIGDRYIILKVDMNGEVEKDFEIESDLVDVNHLISQNGQIFALNNKMFSMYLLGSDEISTKVINKVAVDKSYSASASVDNFGNIIVGVDPPASKIVVIDPRLERKHEIGCDFSGMIRATAVDKQNQLWIGTDDGNLYIAKYLK; from the exons ATGAGGGATAAAACGGGACTTAAAAAAGCACAGTTAAAAG ATAAAGTAAAGAAGACTGACACAAGAAAAGCTGCTACAAGCAGTGCTCCTGTAGATGATGACAACAGGGCTCAGTCTCAGATGCGATATAATCTCCGGAAAAGAAAAGGACAAGAAGAGAAGG aCCATTGCCCTGCGAACAAAAAACATCGACCAAATATTCAGGCACAAAATGGTGAGCAGAAAACGGTAACTAATTCCAGAAAAATTATCACAAGAAGTAAAATGACAGTTTCGAAAGAACAAACCAATAAAACTACGCAACACAAAACAACACAATCCCTCAAAAGAAAGAATCATTCCCCCATGACAACCAATGCCAATAGTAGCAAGAAAGCAAAGCCTCCtccaaagttgaaaaaaatctcGCAGATATCTACTTCTTTCTGGACAGGGAAAGATTCTTCTTCTTCAGCTAAGAAAAACGCAAAATCATCCTCCAAGTTAAGGGCggcaaaaaaaggaaaagaataCATTTCTCCAAGATTGAAGCAGAGTTTGGGGAACAGAAATCCATCTACTCTGAAAAAGAGAATAAGATCAGCCCAAGTAAAGGAACCAATTTCTGAGAAAGAAATGCAATCCAAAACGCCGTTAAAAAGGAAACGTAGAGGATGTAAAGAGTTGTCAGGAAAGTTTGCAGACATGTTCCTGAACAAATTGGATTTAGTAGCtcatattgatattgataacCGTTCACCAATACATGGAATAAGCGTTACTCACGATAACCTGGTGTGGGTGAACTCTCTGTCGAAGCGGGTGAATCTTTACAATTCTTCTGGAGACCTTCTTAGATTTTTTGATTTAGACTACCACCCAGTTTTCAATTGTTGCATGCCCAATGGCGACTTGCTTGTGACAACGGGCTTCAGTACAGGGGCCAAACCTACCTTGGAATATATTTCTCGAGAAGGGGACACAAGGTTGCTAGCTGATCTTTCTGAATATGCCGATTTACTGTGTGGAGTTCTTTATCAAGACGAGAGGATATACGTCATAGGAGACAGGTACATCATTCTTAAAGTTGACATGAATGGAGAAGTTGAGAAAGACTTTGAAATAGAATCAGATCTCGTTGACGTAAATCATCTTATTTCTCAAAATGGTCAAATTTTTGCtctgaacaataaaatgttctCCATGTATCTGTTGGGTTCTGATGAAATTTCTACTAAGGTTATTAACAAAGTGGCGGTCGACAAATCATATTCAGCAAGTGCCTCTGTTGACAACTTCGGGAACATCATAGTGGGAGTAGACCCTCCAGCCTCAAAGATTGTCGTAATCGATCCGAGACTAGAGCGTAAGCACGAGATAGGTTGTGATTTTTCAGGAATGATCCGTGCCACAGCTGTCGACAAACAAAACCAGCTCTGGATTGGAACAGACGATGGAAATCTGTACATTGCAAAATACCTTAAATAA
- the LOC105347529 gene encoding LOW QUALITY PROTEIN: uncharacterized protein (The sequence of the model RefSeq protein was modified relative to this genomic sequence to represent the inferred CDS: inserted 1 base in 1 codon; deleted 3 bases in 3 codons; substituted 3 bases at 3 genomic stop codons) translates to MFRPLGTFQNIEHLLMVGXAGGVPHYTNVYKHVRRVDIVISRXNDKGYFCFHVDKILQDKEGNIQYKNKTWSPRERVAEKIEENCTRKPEKAHXEPYIHEGQELLKKQEADLNRAPKEFDKLYISIGESSTLTDXRRLRLERMFPQSGFGVVGSGRAITKYDHTRLDFAYNYGITCFDSEYDQVIGPIVGNRKNSFMFIGGIADYNDGKKNKEWQPYASLAAAAKMKTIVKMIFNPYLGVL, encoded by the exons ATGTTTAGGCCTCTCG gaaCATTCCAGAATATTGAGCATTTGTTAATGGTGG TAGCAGGAGGAGTTCCTCATTACACCAACGTCTACAAGCACGTGAGGCGTGTTGACATAGTGATATCTCGCTGAAATGACAAGGGCTACTTTTGCTTTCACGTGGACAAGATTCTACAGGACAAAGAGGGCAACATTCAGTACAAAAACAAG ACCTGGTCACCCAGAGAGCGTGTTGCAGAGAAAATCGAGGAGAACTGCACAAGGAAACCAGAAAAGGCTCACTGAGAACCCTACATCCATGAAGGACAGGAATTGCTG AAAAAACAAGAGGCTGATTTAAACCGTGCGCCAAAAGAATTTGATAAACTGTACATTTCCATAGGAGAGTCTAGCACCCTGACAGACTAGAGGAGGCTGAGATTAGAGAGAATGTTCCCACAGTCAGGTTTTGGGGTGGTGGGGTCTGGGCGAGCAATCACAAAGTACGACCACACGAGGCTAGATTTCGCGTACAATTATGGCATCACATGTTTCGATTCCGAGTATGATCAGGTGATAGGACCCATTGTCGGCAATAggaaaaacagttttatgttcATTGGGGGAATAGCGGATTATAAtgatgga aaaaaaaataaagagtggCAGCCATATGCCTCACTAGCTGCTGCAGCTAAGATGAAAACCATTGTGAAGATGATCTTTAACCCCTATTTGGGTGTTCTTTAA
- the LOC136269485 gene encoding uncharacterized protein, producing MRNKTGLKKAQLKDKVKKTVTRKAAISSAPVDDDNRAQSQMRYNLRKRKGQEENDHCPVNKKHRPHIQGQNDEQKTVTNSRIFITRSKMTVSKEQTKKTTQHKTTQSLKRKNQAPVTTSANSSKKAKPPPKLNKKSQKPTSVWTGKASLVKKDAKSSSKLRTAKKGKEYISPRLKQSLGNRNPSTLKKRIRSAQVKEPISEKEMQSKKPLKRQSKGCKELSGKFADMFLNKLDLVAHIGNHSPIHGISVTHDNLVWVNSLSNRVNLYNSSGDLLRFFDLDYHPVFNCCMPNGDLLVTQAYSIGAKTTVEYISREGNTRLLADLSMHTSLLCGIIYQDERIYVIGHADKNIVLKVDMNGEVEKVFETKPDRVNVNHLISQNGQIFALNTQMFSMYLLGSDEISSKVINKVEVDKSYSGSASVDNFGNIIVGTDPPASKIVVIDPRLERKHEIGCDFLGRVRATAVDKQNKLWIGTDAGNLYIAKYLK from the exons ATGAGGAATAAAACGGGACTTAAGAAAGCACAGTTAAAAG ATAAAGTAAAAAAGACTGTCACAAGAAAAGCTGCTATAAGCAGTGCTCCTGTAGATGATGATAACAGGGCTCAGTCTCAGATGCGATATAATCTCCGGAAAAGAAAAGGACAAGAAGAGAACG acCATTGCCCTGTGAACAAAAAACATCGACCACATATTCAAGGACAAAATGATGAGCAGAAAACGGTTACTAATTCCAGAATATTTATCACAAGAAGTAAAATGACAGTTTCGAAAgaacaaaccaaaaaaactaCGCAACACAAAACAACACAATCCCTCAAAAGAAAGAATCAAGCCCCAGTGACCACCAGTGCCAATAGTAGCAAGAAGGCAAAGCCTCCtccaaaattgaataaaaaatcgcAAAAACCAACATCTGTCTGGACAGGGAAAGCGTCTTTAGTTAAGAAAGACGCAAAATCGTCCTCAAAGTTAAGGACggcaaaaaaaggaaaagaataCATTTCTCCAAGATTGAAGCAGAGTTTGGGGAATAGAAATCCGTCTACTCTGAAAAAGAGAATAAGATCAGCCCAAGTAAAGGAACCAATTTCTGAGAAAGAAATGCAATCCAAAAAGCCGTTAAAAAGACAAAGTAAAGGTTGTAAAGAGTTGTCGGGAAAGTTTGCAGACATGTTCCTGAACAAATTGGATTTAGTAGCTCATATTGGTAACCATTCGCCTATACATGGAATAAGCGTTACTCACGATAACCTGGTATGGGTGAACTCTCTGTCGAACCGGGTGAATCTTTACAATTCTTCCGGAGACCTTCTTAGATTTTTTGATTTAGACTACCACCCGGTTTTCAATTGCTGCATGCCCAATGGCGACTTACTAGTGACACAAGCCTACAGTATAGGGGCCAAAACTACTGTGGAATATATTTCTCGAGAAGGGAACACAAGGTTGTTAGCTGATCTCTCTATGCATACCAGTTTACTGTGTGGAATTATTTATCAAGACGAGAGGATATACGTCATAGGTCATGCGGACAAGAACATCGTTTTAAAAGTTGACATGAATGGAGAAGTAGAGAAAGTCTTTGAAACAAAACCAGATCGTGTGAACGTAAATCATCTTATTTCTCAAAATGGTCAAATTTTTGCTCTGAACACTCAAATGTTCTCCATGTATCTGTTGGGTTCTGATGAGATTTCCAGTAAGGTTATTAACAAAGTGGAGGTAGATAAGTCATATTCAGGAAGTGCCTCTGTTGACAACTTCGGGAATATCATAGTGGGAACAGACCCGCCAGCCTCTAAGATTGTCGTAATCGATCCGAGACTAGAGCGTAAGCACGAGATAGGTTGTGATTTTCTAGGAAGAGTCCGAGCCACAGCTGTCGACAAACAAAACAAGCTCTGGATTGGAACAGACGCTGGAAACCTGTACATTGCAAAATACCTTAAATAA